The Ipomoea triloba cultivar NCNSP0323 chromosome 14, ASM357664v1 region AATACATTTATTGGGGAGAAGAATCTGAAGTATCCTAAAATTTCAGGAGCAAAACAGGGAAATGGCTTCCTTGCTACTGCATCATCTGGCATTCAGAGCGCAAATGAGCTGCTTTCTGCAAGTGTTAGCTTTGTGAAGCTAGCAGATATGAACGAGGAAGAGTGGGCAATGTTTCTAGAGAAGTTCCAAGAATTGCTGAGCCCAGCTTTTGCCAAGCTCAAGTCTCAAACTCTTGGTCATAGACCGCTACAGAGGCTTGGAACTTCTTGCCAGTTCTGAGATTCAGGTATTACTTTGTCTTATACTCTTGTTCTCTCGATATGACTAGCATTGAATAACAACTCTAGTTAATGGATCTTCTCCCCTGAAGTTGTTGTAGGCTGGAATAACAGCAGAAAGTTGTATAATTCTTCTGTAAATAGTTCCTGAGGCGACCGAGTGGAAGGCGAAACCTAGAACTGGTTGcttttctatattttctttttgcCTTTGTTATGGAGACTTGACAGATAAATATTTTGTAGGGTATAGAGTCATACTTGGTCTTCTATGTTGCCTGAAATCATATTTCTTTAGCTAAGTTTGTGGTTGGCACCCAAGTAATTTGAGAGTTGACTGTGGTACAATGAGATTTTAGGAAAAACAGTACAGaagcaatcattattacatggaccatggtccacacaactgtgtaaatcataaataaaagtacatttttaatatactaaaagtatattatttgtgtacgtaGAGTACATTATTTGGAAGGTGAATTAAGTTGGGATAGCTGTTCCACAAGCTCATCCAAAGCTTTAATCGAGCTCCCACCAACCTTAACTGCATCACACGCTTTATCTCTCAACTCCTTTGCTCTCACTTTCTCCGCAATATGCCCATTCATTGACTCACTAATTATCCTGGCCAACTCGGTTATGTCGGGAACCGTGTCTGCACCCTCGGACACACGGACCGAAACCTCCAACTCATCCACTAACAACCTCACATTCACATATTGATCTGCCTCCATTGGCCAGCCCAATATTAGCACACCGGCCGCTATTGCTTCTAACGTCGAATTCCATCCACAATGACTTAAAAATCCACCCACGGCTCGGTGACTTAGTATCTCCACTTGTGGGGCCCAACCCCTTATCACGAGGCCTCTTCCGGTGACTCGGTCCTCGAACCCAACCGGAATGGACCCATAGCCCTGCTCCACTTGTTCCACTGTGGGCTCTTTAACCACCAACACAAACCGCACCCCACTATTCTCAAGCCCTATACTAAGAGCCTCTAGTTGGGGCTTCTTCATCAACTTCTGACTCCCAAAGGCCACATATAACACAGATTCATCAGGGCACCCATCCAGCCATGAAAACAAACTCCTGTGATCACCTCCACCCCCATAGGGTACACCAATCAAACTCAATGGCCCAACAGAGAAAACCCTAGGTCTGGGATTCCcattctcctcctcctccttcttcttcttctccaaccaCTCCAAATACTTCCCTTCCAATCCACCAAATGTATTCACCACAAACCCCCAGCTCCCAGTATTTCCAACCATGACCCTCCTAACAGCCTCCCAATCAGGGTCAGATTCCTTGTAATTCTTCATTATTGACGGTAAATGGTCCCTCTCAAATCTCGGAGAATCCGGAATCTCTGGAAACCCAACAACCTCCATACCCTTCAAACCTTTAATCCTCTTCCAAGCACAATCAAGAACACAAACCAATAAAGCGGAAGTGCTGTTAAAACAGATCCCCGGCACACCAATTTCCCGCGCCACGTCCTGCGCCCAACCCGAGAAGAAATCGTGTATAATCGCAGTTGGGGGATTGGGGTGTGACCCGAACCACTCCACCACAGGGGCGCGTAGCCTGGAAAGAGAGCTAATGATGGGGGCATTGCCCCAGTTCCCGACGTCCTTGACGTGCTCGACGCCGGCGGGGAGGAGAGCGTGGCCGGCCGGGAAAGGGAGGAGAAGAGTTTGGATTGAGGGGTGGGTGGAGAGGAGAGGGTCGAGAATTGGGAGGTTTTTGGGGGTGATTAGAACGGTGATTGTTATGCCTCGGAGGGCTAGCTGGTGGGTGAAGTCGAGAATGGCAAGAATGTGGCCTTGGGCTGGGTATGGGATGAGCAATACGTGGACCCCTTCGCCATTTTTGGAGCTTGACATCGTGGCTGCTAACTTTAATTCTTCACGGCAAGTGAGCCAGAGAATGGATGGGAAATTGGGAATCTCTGATTGGAAGACGATACAAGAGATTACAGATTTCTGGGAAAAATTGGAAGGTGAATGGGATGGTTTTTGCTATGCTAGTTGGTGCTGAGTCAACTGCAGAAGTGGGTTTGGAGTGTCTGATATCAAGGGTTAAAAAGAACATGATTTGCCCGTGGGAGTGGTGTCAAAGTGTACCGAAATTCGCAGAACAGGTTAGGAGCTAAAATTTTCGAGGCTTGAACTCATGA contains the following coding sequences:
- the LOC116004462 gene encoding UDP-glycosyltransferase 89A2-like, coding for MSSSKNGEGVHVLLIPYPAQGHILAILDFTHQLALRGITITVLITPKNLPILDPLLSTHPSIQTLLLPFPAGHALLPAGVEHVKDVGNWGNAPIISSLSRLRAPVVEWFGSHPNPPTAIIHDFFSGWAQDVAREIGVPGICFNSTSALLVCVLDCAWKRIKGLKGMEVVGFPEIPDSPRFERDHLPSIMKNYKESDPDWEAVRRVMVGNTGSWGFVVNTFGGLEGKYLEWLEKKKKEEEENGNPRPRVFSVGPLSLIGVPYGGGGDHRSLFSWLDGCPDESVLYVAFGSQKLMKKPQLEALSIGLENSGVRFVLVVKEPTVEQVEQGYGSIPVGFEDRVTGRGLVIRGWAPQVEILSHRAVGGFLSHCGWNSTLEAIAAGVLILGWPMEADQYVNVRLLVDELEVSVRVSEGADTVPDITELARIISESMNGHIAEKVRAKELRDKACDAVKVGGSSIKALDELVEQLSQLNSPSK